The proteins below are encoded in one region of Streptomyces cyanogenus:
- a CDS encoding universal stress protein: MTEQHEQHSPAHRFERGTDGPKVIVAGVDGSDSSMRAAAYAAGLARRQHALLAVVYVQPVLAAGAALGAPVAETTDEIAEDLVAQIREGAERLKGIFEVRWEFHTFRGDPYNGLVKAADELKADAVVVGASEQAGHRIIGSVAVRLVKTGRWPVTVVP, from the coding sequence GTGACGGAACAGCACGAGCAGCACTCGCCCGCACACCGGTTCGAGCGCGGCACGGACGGTCCGAAGGTCATCGTGGCCGGCGTGGACGGCTCCGACTCCTCGATGCGGGCCGCCGCGTACGCGGCCGGGCTGGCCCGGCGCCAGCACGCGCTGCTGGCGGTGGTGTACGTGCAGCCGGTGCTCGCCGCCGGGGCGGCGCTCGGGGCGCCGGTGGCGGAGACCACCGACGAGATCGCCGAGGACCTGGTCGCGCAGATCCGGGAGGGTGCCGAGCGGCTCAAGGGGATCTTCGAGGTGCGCTGGGAGTTCCACACCTTCCGTGGCGACCCCTACAACGGGCTGGTCAAGGCGGCGGACGAGCTGAAGGCGGACGCGGTCGTGGTGGGCGCCTCGGAGCAGGCCGGCCACCGGATCATCGGCTCGGTCGCGGTCCGCCTGGTGAAGACGGGCCGCTGGCCGGTGACGGTCGTGCCGTAG